GCATCTTGCAGAGGTGCTCGTAAGAAGCCTTGAGAGATGCCATTTCCTCTTCTGTACCGGTTGGCAAATCGTAGTGAACGCCGTCGGTGTCGATAACTGTCGGCATAGCCATCATTACATTGTGGAATCCGAGCTCGTCGTTGTTCACGTAGCAACCTGCCGGCAATGTGAACTTCTCGCCACCCATAGCAGCTTCAATCATCTTCACAGCGTTGTGAGCAGGGCTCTGGAATGAGCTGCGGCCGCGAAGTTTGATGATTGCCGAGCCACCCTGAACGGTGTTGTGCTTGATTTCGGCCCAACGCTCTTCAGAAAGACCCATTTCAGACAATGGTTTGCCGTCGATCTTTACCTTAGAAGCGAATACTGCCATCTGCTCGCCGTGCCCGCCGTAAGTGTGCGCACCTGTTACCTTGTCTTGCTGAACGCCGAACTCCAATGCGAGTGCCTGCTGCAAACGGGTTGAGTCGAGCGCAGCCAAAGAGGTAAGTTGGTTTGGCTTCAGGCCTGAATGGATGAGGGCTGTAAGCGCAGTTACGTCAGCCGGGTTGAAGATGACAACGACGAACTTAACGTCTGGGCAATACTTCTTGATGTTTTCGCCGAACTCAGCAGCAATCTGGCAGTTGCCTTTGAGCAGGTCCTCGCGTGTCATACCTTCCTTACGTGGAGCACCACCAGAAGAAATGATGTACTTGGCACCTGTGAATGCTTCCTCAGGGTTGGTGGTCCAAGTAACGTTTGCGCCCGGGAAACCACACTGCGCAATTTCGTTTGCCACGCCGTGGAGGCCCGGCTCGAAGATATCATAAAGGCATACGTTTGGAGTAAGACCAAGCGTCAGAACGCTCTGAGCCATATTAGAACCGATCATACCGCCTGCACCGACGATAACGATTTTCTCATTAGTTAAAAATCCCATAACTTTTATATTGTATTAAAAATAAAATTGCTTTTTAAATTTCGGTACGGCAAAGTTAGGAAAAAATGCGAACAAAATAGAATATCTTTTGCTTATTAATTGTTATTTATTTTAAAATCATTGGTCATTGCAAAGTCGAAATTGCATTTTTTGTTTAATTTAGTGCCGAAATAGAAGAATGGAGGAGGATTGCAGGGTTAATTCCTTTGAGGAATCTTGCTTTCTGCGCAGTCTTCAATGCGTTCGGAAAGCCCCGTACAAGAGGGTCTCGATGCCGGTTCTGCATATTTTAAAACCATAACAAAACAACTTTGAACAACCTATGAACACAATCAACGAAAGAATCTCGGCTCTGCGCGAGCTGATGCAGCGCGAACATCTGTCTGCTTTTATATTTCCCAGTACCGATCCGCACAACAGTGAGTACGTGGCCGACCATTGGAAAGGTCGCGAATGGATATCGGGCTTCAACGGTTCTGCCGGTACGGCAGTCGTAACGATGACGGGTGCCGCCCTGTGGACCGACTCACGGTATTTCATCGCTGCCGCCGAACAGCTCGACGGTACGGGGTTTGAACTGATGAAACTGCGTATGCCCGGTACGCCGAGCGTTGCCGAGTGGCTTGCAGCGGAACTCTCGGAAGTGAGAAGTCCCGAGATCGGCGTAGACGGGAGCGTAAACTCATACGCAGAAGTTGAAGCACTGATTGGGGAAATGCGAAAGAGCGGCGGCATCACCGTGCGCACGAATCTTGACCCATTGGAAGAATTGTGGACCGACCGGCCTGCAATTCCGCAGAACGAAGTGGTGGTGCATCCTATGGAATACGCCGGCGAGACGGCATCCTCGAAGATTGAACGCATCAGAAAGGCTCTACGGGCGCAGCACGCCGACGGAATCCTCGTTACAGCACTCGACGATATTGCGTGGACGCTGAATCTCCGCGGCAGCGACGTGCATTGCAATCCCGTGTTCGTGGCTTATCTGCTGATTTCAACCACGAAGGCAACGCTGTTTGTTGATGGCGCGAAACTCACTTCCGACGTGGAAACCTATCTGAAGGACGAAGGAATAGCCATTCGAGGATACGACGAAGTGAAGCAGGGACTGGCGAATTATGAGGAATACAACATTCTGCTGGATGCCGATGCCGTGAACTACACACTGGCAAAATGCCTGAAGTGTCCGGCAGTCGTCTACGGCTCGTCGCCCATCCCTGCGCTGAAAGCCGTGAAGAACGAGACCGAAATAAAGGGATTCCGTAATGCAATGATACGCGACGGCGTGGCTATGGTAAAGTTTCTGAAGTGGCTGAAGCCTGCCGTTGAGGCCGGAGGAGAAACGGAAATGTCGCTCGATGCGAAGCTGACCGGCCTGCGCGCCGAACAGGCATTGTTCAAAGGCATCTCGTTCGACACTATCGTAGGCTATGAGGCGCACGGCGCAATCGTGCATTACGAGGCCACTCCCGAAACCGACATTCCCGTATTGCCGAAAGGACTGGTGCTGATAGACAGCGGCGCACAATATCTGGACGGCACGACGGACATCACACGCACCATCGCCCTCGGACCGGTAACCGACGAGCAGAAGAAGATTTACACGCTCGTGCTGAAAGGCCATATCCAATTAGACCTGTGCAAGTTCCCCTCGGGGGCTTGCGGCTCGCAGATTGATGCTTTCGCACGCGGCGCAATGTGGCGCGAGGGCTACAATTTTATGCACGGAACGGGGCACGGCGTGGGCAGTTACCTGAACGTTCACGAAGGACCGCACCAGATTCGTATGGAATGGCGACCTGCGCCGTTGGTGGCTGGAATGACGGTAACCAACGAACCGGGCATCTATCTCGAAGACAAGTTCGGCGTCCGTATCGAAAACACGCTGCTCATAAAGCCCTACAAGCGCACCGAGTTCGGCGATTTCCTCCAGTTCGAATCGCTCACACTTGCTCCGATAGACCTTGCTCCGATAGATTTCTCTATGCTTACGGACGAGGAAATACAGTGGTTGAAGGCCTATCATCAGCGCGTTTACGACACCTTGTCGCCACATTTGACAGCCGAGGAAAGCGAATGGCTGAAGGCATATTGCCGATTATAGGCAGCCATTTCCGATGCTTTCGGGAGCAATGCTGCTGCCGATGTTTTATTGATGTTTGAAAGTTCATTCAGAAACAGTCGACTGATTTCAAAATTAGTTGACTGTTTTCTTGTATTCTGTCTACTGATTTCGGGCTATATTCCGACCGATATTCAAAATATCACGTAATATTTGCCGAAATATCACGTAATATTTG
The Prevotella sp. HUN102 genome window above contains:
- a CDS encoding malate dehydrogenase, giving the protein MGFLTNEKIVIVGAGGMIGSNMAQSVLTLGLTPNVCLYDIFEPGLHGVANEIAQCGFPGANVTWTTNPEEAFTGAKYIISSGGAPRKEGMTREDLLKGNCQIAAEFGENIKKYCPDVKFVVVIFNPADVTALTALIHSGLKPNQLTSLAALDSTRLQQALALEFGVQQDKVTGAHTYGGHGEQMAVFASKVKIDGKPLSEMGLSEERWAEIKHNTVQGGSAIIKLRGRSSFQSPAHNAVKMIEAAMGGEKFTLPAGCYVNNDELGFHNVMMAMPTVIDTDGVHYDLPTGTEEEMASLKASYEHLCKMREEIIGLGIVPAVADWKKDNANL
- a CDS encoding aminopeptidase P family protein, coding for MNTINERISALRELMQREHLSAFIFPSTDPHNSEYVADHWKGREWISGFNGSAGTAVVTMTGAALWTDSRYFIAAAEQLDGTGFELMKLRMPGTPSVAEWLAAELSEVRSPEIGVDGSVNSYAEVEALIGEMRKSGGITVRTNLDPLEELWTDRPAIPQNEVVVHPMEYAGETASSKIERIRKALRAQHADGILVTALDDIAWTLNLRGSDVHCNPVFVAYLLISTTKATLFVDGAKLTSDVETYLKDEGIAIRGYDEVKQGLANYEEYNILLDADAVNYTLAKCLKCPAVVYGSSPIPALKAVKNETEIKGFRNAMIRDGVAMVKFLKWLKPAVEAGGETEMSLDAKLTGLRAEQALFKGISFDTIVGYEAHGAIVHYEATPETDIPVLPKGLVLIDSGAQYLDGTTDITRTIALGPVTDEQKKIYTLVLKGHIQLDLCKFPSGACGSQIDAFARGAMWREGYNFMHGTGHGVGSYLNVHEGPHQIRMEWRPAPLVAGMTVTNEPGIYLEDKFGVRIENTLLIKPYKRTEFGDFLQFESLTLAPIDLAPIDFSMLTDEEIQWLKAYHQRVYDTLSPHLTAEESEWLKAYCRL